A section of the Rhipicephalus sanguineus isolate Rsan-2018 chromosome 11, BIME_Rsan_1.4, whole genome shotgun sequence genome encodes:
- the LOC125756452 gene encoding uncharacterized protein LOC125756452, translated as MEATISQKARHVQPSHPVGRKNLLPAILPSPLTSVFTVVRGAPPLPSATRSTGYGHVRSRVFPQRPAQKVQLSEPSAERSPKKTARVKKEASTNTTEVASNQASRLRVERIRKQREEEERLRRRREEIASRVMVTEATSRHHGSVQNLRRISEEESLERAAATDGALSEQEGTTARKKYRSTSLTREVTRRTEREVRAGKTTTRAVKEVPAVRGPAPERKVDSVGKAYTKARESSQAAADDAGKQVFPYLKKHEGRLSVSRADESKEPEMPSPTRARQATWSQERRAVPRVGQKTTEVPEELRDFSPAGRRPEEPMTPRRQPFSKARGAEATTPKRSSALLPFWVPHDTKRTDAVAIDEHEKQQIRSSVRESLGEQQAVRFKDWIKARQQGSNGTPLAERRTIVTADAATEALAREVRLREGDSSETDSGHEGDGILPDDRRVDEVVLLERVSRSLRKNVLPQDVVTMRLKPSPPAAVAAATADQIEAITRTVRMSEFLEAARRDIVVNCVQLRPDNVSEGSSSQEEVAPSPAASSGDGGSVSDGVDDDDGVLEFEIRHGREKNVFWLPTNKIRDNKKWQVTFIVARTDAE; from the coding sequence ATGGAGGCCACAATCTCCCAGAAAGCCCGGCACGTTCAGCCTTCCCACCCCGTGGGCCGTAAGAACCTACTGCCGGCCATCTTGCCCAGCCCGCTGACGAGCGTGTTCACCGTAGTCAGGGGCGCTCCGCCGCTGCCCTCCGCCACCCGCAGCACGGGCTACGGCCACGTCCGGTCGAGAGTGTTCCCTCAGAGGCCCGCCCAGAAGGTGCAGCTCTCCGAGCCATCGGCAGAAAGGTCGCCGAAGAAGACCGCCAGGGTGAAGAAGGAGGCATCCACAAACACGACGGAAGTGGCGAGCAATCAGGCGTCCAGACTGAGGGTGGAAAGGATTCGGAAGCAAAGGGAGGAAGAGGAGCGTCttaggaggaggagagaagagatCGCGTCCAGGGTTATGGTAACGGAAGCGACATCGAGGCATCACGGTTCAGTACAGAACCTGCGCAGGATCTCGGAAGAAGAATCTCTGGAAAGGGCGGCCGCGACCGATGGGGCTCTGTCGGAGCAGGAAGGAACCACCGCTAGGAAGAAGTATCGCTCGACGTCTCTCACGAGGGAAGTCACAAGACGAACGGAACGCGAAGTTCGAGCGGGGAAGACGACGACAAGGGCAGTTAAAGAAGTCCCCGCGGTTCGAGGTCCAGCTCCGGAAAGGAAAGTTGACTCTGTGGGCAAGGCCTACACGAAAGCCCGGGAATCTTCTCAAGCAGCAGCCGACGATGCCGGCAAGCAGGTGTTTCCTTACTTGAAGAAACACGAAGGGCGCCtcagtgtgagtagagcggatgAATCGAAGGAACCGGAAATGCCCAGTCCTACGAGGGCTCGGCAGGCTACATGGTCGCAAGAAAGGAGAGCCGTGCCTCGCGTGGGCCAGAAGACGACGGAAGTACCGGAAGAACTACGGGATTTCTCACCCGCAGGGAGGAGACCGGAAGAACCCATGACTCCAAGGCGGCAACCATTCTCGAAGGCGAGAGGCGCGGAGGCCACGACACCCAAGCGAAGCTCGGCGCTGTTGCCGTTCTGGGTGCCTCACGACACGAAGCGCACCGACGCGGTGGCCATCGACGAGCACGAGAAGCAGCAGATCCGTTCGAGCGTACGCGAATCGCTGGGCGAGCAACAGGCCGTGCGGTTCAAGGACTGGATCAAGGCTCGCCAACAGGGAAGCAACGGCACGCCGTTGGCCGAGCGTCGCACTATCGTCACGGCGGATGCGGCCACGGAGGCCCTAGCCCGAGAAGTGCGGCTACGCGAGGGCGACTCGAGCGAGACGGACTCGGGTCACGAGGGCGACGGCATCCTGCCGGACGACCGGAGGGTTGACGAGGTGGTTCTTCTGGAGCGAGTGAGCCGGAGCCTACGGAAGAATGTGCTCCCGCAAGATGTGGTCACCATGCGACTCAAGCCCTCGCCGCCCGCTGCCGTCGCGGCCGCCACGGCAGACCAGATCGAGGCCATCACTCGCACCGTGCGCATGAGCGAGTTCCTTGAGGCCGCCCGGAGGGACATCGTGGTCAACTGCGTCCAGCTCAGACCGGACAACGTGTCCGAGGGCTCTTCCTCGCAGGAAGAAGTTGCCCCGAGCCCGGCGGCGAGCAGCGGTGACGGCGGCAGCGTGAGCGATGGcgtcgacgacgacgatggggtGCTCGAGTTCGAAATACGCCACGGTCGCGAGAAGAACGTCTTCTGGCTACCCACGAACAAGATCAGGGACAACAAGAAGTGGCAGGTGACATTCATCGTCGCCAGGACTGACGCCGAGTAG